Proteins from a single region of Mucilaginibacter daejeonensis:
- the xth gene encoding exodeoxyribonuclease III: protein MKIATYNVNGVNGRLPVLLRWLQETQPDVACLQELKAPQDKFPLAAIQEAGYNAIWHGQKSWNGVAILTRGAKIEEVRRDLPGDEEDLHSRYIEGVVNGVLICGLYLPNGNPAPGPKFDYKLKWFDRLIAHAARLIELDMPVVITGDFNVMPTELDVYKPERWVDDALFRPETRAAFQKLLDQGWVDAIRKLYPDEVIYTFWDYFRNAYGRNAGLRIDHFLLGPKAAGRLKAGGVDRQVRGWEKTSDHGPVWIEIADK, encoded by the coding sequence ATGAAGATCGCAACTTATAATGTGAACGGCGTTAACGGACGCTTACCGGTATTACTGCGTTGGCTGCAGGAGACCCAACCCGATGTAGCCTGCCTGCAGGAACTCAAAGCGCCGCAAGACAAGTTTCCATTAGCCGCCATACAGGAGGCCGGTTACAACGCCATATGGCACGGCCAAAAGAGCTGGAATGGAGTGGCTATACTTACACGCGGTGCCAAGATAGAGGAGGTAAGGCGAGACCTGCCTGGCGATGAGGAGGACCTGCATAGCCGGTACATTGAAGGCGTGGTGAACGGCGTATTGATCTGCGGGCTTTACCTGCCAAACGGAAACCCGGCACCCGGACCCAAGTTCGATTACAAGTTGAAGTGGTTCGACAGGTTGATCGCTCATGCGGCACGGCTGATCGAGCTGGATATGCCTGTGGTGATCACAGGCGATTTTAATGTGATGCCTACCGAACTGGACGTTTACAAGCCTGAACGATGGGTAGACGATGCATTGTTCAGACCAGAGACGAGGGCAGCTTTTCAAAAGCTATTAGATCAGGGTTGGGTGGATGCGATACGTAAACTCTATCCAGACGAGGTTATCTATACGTTTTGGGATTATTTCAGGAACGCTTACGGCCGCAACGCAGGTTTACGTATCGATCATTTTTTGCTGGGACCAAAGGCGGCCGGCCGTTTGAAAGCGGGTGGGGTGGATAGGCAAGTGCGTGGCTGGGAGAAGACCAGTGATCACGGTCCGGTTTGGATCGAGATAGCTGATAAATAA